TCGCGTCCTGCTGGCAGGGAGCAGTTCGCTGGGGCCAACGCCGGCGAACCGGGCACGCCTCACCAGATCGTTCGCGTGCGCCACGAGCTCCGGCGGCGCAAGCTCGTCGTCAGCGGCGTGGAGTCCCTGACCCCCCGCATGCGGAGAATCCGCTTCACGTCGCCCGAGCTCGCGGATTTCCACAGCCCCTCGCCAGACGACCACGAATGGGTCGTGCGCGGGGAGCCGAGCGCGCACGACGGCGAGCTGCTGCGTCGCGCGCTCGCCGGATTCTCTCCTCCCTCGGGGGACGGCTTCGTCTGGATCGCCGGCGAGGCTTCGCTCGTTCACGAGGTGCGGGCTCTCTTCGCCGAGGAGCGCCGACATCCGAGTGAATGGATCAAGGCGGCATCCTACTGGCACCGCGGTGCGCATGACGGGCGCAGCAACC
This is a stretch of genomic DNA from Archangium violaceum. It encodes these proteins:
- a CDS encoding SIP domain-containing protein encodes the protein MNRQDAQGRQREDRASAASRPAGREQFAGANAGEPGTPHQIVRVRHELRRRKLVVSGVESLTPRMRRIRFTSPELADFHSPSPDDHEWVVRGEPSAHDGELLRRALAGFSPPSGDGFVWIAGEASLVHEVRALFAEERRHPSEWIKAASYWHRGAHDGRSNPVK